Below is a window of Bacteroidales bacterium DNA.
GCGCTCTTACCCTGGCCCAGCATGGTTGCTGCATTGATCCGGTTACGGTACTTTTTTGAAATGAGTTCAGCAGCTTTCAGGGTAATCGATGCCCTCTCAAACCAGGATAGTCCTTCCCATTCATTATGCGCCTTCATGGCAGCATCAATAGCCATTCCCACTTCAGTTGCCCCTGCCTTGTGATACCTGGCAATTACATGCCGGTGATCATGAGGCATCCTGACTTCTTCAATATTCCCGGTACGAACTTCCTTACCGCCAATGATCAATGGAATGTCAAGGATCTCAGAGGACATGGAATCAAGTTCAGCCATGAGATCTTTTCTTTCTTTTGTCCCGGGGGCATAACTGTGAACCTGCTCATTCGATGGATAGTCAAAAATAAAAACTGAATTATGCATCTATAAATTAATCTAAGTTAAAGGATTCGTTTACTGTAATAAACAACATTTAATCAGCTTGTTTGTTCACGTATTAGGCACGAATGAAAGCAGCCTTTTACAATAACCTTCATGCAATCTGGCAGGTTTCTGAAGCTTTAAAATGTATTAATTTTACACAAAGTTTATTCAGATGGATTATTATATCATAACCGGTGTTTCAAGGGGAATTGGCGAAGCTATAGCCAGGAATCTGCTTTACAAAGGAAACACCCTTTTTTGCACTTCCCGAACCATGAATGAAGACCTTGTTGAAACAGCTTCATCAATGGAAGTTCCACTTTTCTATTATGAAGCCGATCTCACTCATAAAGGTACAGCTGAAAAGTTCATGGATGAGGTTTTTTCAAGGATTATTCCAGACAGTTCTACCCGGATTGCATTAATCAACAATGCAGGTATGTTGGAGCCCATCTCCCGGATAGAGAATGCTGATCCAATATTAATGGAAGAACACCTGAAACTGAACTTACTGGCTCCGGCATTGCTGAGTGCAGGCTTTATCAAGCATTCAGGAAACCTGCCCATCGTTAAAGTAATTCTGAATATATCATCCGGGGCATCTGCTTACCCGTATGCTGCCTGGGCAATGTATTGCGCATCAAAGGCAGGTCTTGATATGCTTACGCGTACTATTGGCCTGGAACAATCATCATCATTAAATCCTGTTAAAACGATAGCGCTTGCTCCGGGAATTGTAGATACTGCAATGCAAACACACATCCGAAAATCAGATGCTGAGCAGTTCACCGAGAAAGAAAAGTTTGTTAAGCTTCATGAAGAAGGCAAATTAAGTGATCCTGCGAGTGTTGCCGGCATAATTATTAAAGCAATATTCAATCCTGACATTCCTCAAGGGGAAATTCTGAATATTGATCAAATGAAATCCTATTCAAAAGAGCACTAACTTTGATGCAGCAACCGAATTTAGATTAATGGCGGTAAAAAACACGATTCCGAATGATTGATGCATTAAAAGAACTGGATACCCGTTTCCTGCTTTTTCTGAATAGTTTCCATAACTCTTTTTTCGATCAGCTTATGTGGCTGGTTAGTGACAAATTCACATGGGTGCCCTTATATATATGGTTCATATGGCTCCTCTATAAAAAATATAAGAGTAAGTTCTGGATGGTATTGGTGATGATCACACTAATGATTGTATTGAGTGATCAGATGGCTAACCTATTCAAAAATGGATTTATGCGCTTACGACCTTCTAATGAACCGGCCATCCGTCACCTGATTCACATTGTGAATGGTTACACCGGCGGACCTTATGGTTTTTATTCGGGACATGCTGCTAATGCCTTTGCAGTTGCGACATTCGTCATACTTATGTTAGGAAAAGAGATGAAATACCTGGTTTGGATATGCCTTTCATATGCGACCCTTGTTTCCTATAGCAGGATTTACCTGGGGGTTCATTACCCTCTGGATGTTCTCACCGGAGCTATCGCAGGAATATTGACCGGAGGTTTAATGGTATGGGGCCTGGAGAAATGGATGAAAAGTGGTATGCTTCAAAAAGCTGTCACTAGGATTGAGAATGAGTAGAAATTATGGAATTGATGATTCCTTTTACTTCACGTACCCGAAAATTTTTCCGGAAAATCTTTTTACAACTATTTTAAATGTGCAGACCTCCCTTACAGAGGGGTCATTATAAGTAAACTCCCTATCCGAATAATTCTTCATAATCATATTCAAAATCCGGATTTTTTCTTCCTTGTCATCAACAAACTCAATTTCCCCGAAGGCTTGTACACTCCTGTAGTGCATTGAATAACTGCAGGCGACCTGCTCGCTTTGAGCATGCAAAAGGTGATCAGCACTGAATACAATGCAAACCTGGGGATGCTTTTTTAAGATTTCAATTTTTTTACCTTTTTTTGAGGAATGGAGATAGATAACTCCATCTTCATATCCGAAGTTAAAGGGAACCACATAGGGTGTGTTATCAACATCCATCATTCCCACATAACAGACATTGCACTTTAGGATAATTTCATCAATATCCCTTTGCTGTTGAATGAATTTAGCGCGCATCCGGGTTAATTAAGGCATTATTCAAGACTGTGGATCCTTTGAATTCCAGGGTTCTGATTTCTTGGGTTTTGCCAGCGCTTCGAGAAACGCTGTAGCAAGTGAAACAATAATACTAAACAGTAGGGCTGACCAGAAACCATTCACCGAGAAACCCTCCAGAACAGAGTCGGTGATCATAATCATGAAAGCATTAATTACCAAAAGGAACAGCCCAAAAGTGATCATTGTAACCGGAATAGTAAGCACAATCAGCAAAGGTTTCAGAAATGCGTTCAGTGCACCTAAAATCAAGGCTACAACCATTGCAGACGGAAAACCATCAAGGTAAACACCTGGCAATATATAAGCAGAAAAAAAGACAGCCAAGGACGAAACAAGTAATTTGAGTAATATCTTCATGACAGGTGAAAATTAGATCGACAAATTTATCGAAAATAGCATATCAGCGAAGGCTTTTTTATCCTCGAAACGATATCCCATTCTCCAGCCCAGGTCAAAAGGCAATAAGAACCGAAGTATATGCATGTCAGTGGAAATCTCAACACCTGTTGAATTCAGGAATGAAGACTGGCCTGCTTCTTTATAAACAAAATGATCATAAAAAAGATTTGCTTTAAATCGTTTAAAATAGAATAAGGGCCCAATGGCCAGATCTGGATATAGAAATGGAAACTTGTAATTAATCCCAAAACTCAACGCCTGACTATTAACAACAGGATGATAGCCCCTGGGAATATTTATCAGATCAGCGTAGAAATAGTCTTTTTTCTCTTTTTGTTGTACCCCGGCATAACACCTGATACTGTGGTGCCTCATCAGTCCGGGAAAGAGCAGAATCGCTTCTGCAGATCCGATGTAACCATAAGAACGATCACCTAAAGGAGAATGCCTGAAATTAAAATCGAGTACCTGGCCCCATCCGGGATAAAGATCTTTCTGGCCCTGTTTGAGGAAATTAGATAAATAGATCCGGTAGTCGAGTGAATGTATATTCCCTTCAAAACCTATGGTATCAGTCCGGGTGTTATTTGATACTCCTAAATAAGAAGTATGAGCCAAAAGCTGTATTCCGGAATAAAACCTGCCATGATTAAAAAGCAAGGGAATCTTTAATCCACCACTTATCCGGGTTTCATTCCAGGTATAGCGTGTCTCGGTACCTTCATCTTCAGTATGATATCCAGCACCTTTTCCATATGAGGCATCCACATCGAGAACAGGATACCAGCCTTCCCATTTAAAGCTAACATTATATTTCCCGGTCTTATCAGCCAGGTCCCATTCATATCCAATAATTGTGGTAGCTGTGCTCAATAGATTCTGCGACATAAATGATACACCGGTATTTGACTCGGATGTCATATAATTGAAATAAGCAGGTGCCCAACTATGGAAATTAAACAAATGACTGCCTTTGTGATAAGCTTTTGATTCATAGGTTTTACCCGAATAGGCTGTTGAATCGACCATTCCGGTTTCTTCTTTCACAATTGCATTGTAAACCGAATGCGAATTATCCTTTATATTTTCAAGGGATATCCACCGGGCAGGGTCAAAATCGGTTTCTACCAAACTATAACCATTTGCATCATACTCAGAATACACCAATTTTCTCCGGTTATGATTATACTGTCCATTACACGAACCAAAGGCTGAGGAAGTAACCTGAAAGACTCCTGATCCCGTAGTATCTAGTGCATAAATATTCTCAATTCCAGAATATGATCCATTAAAAAGAATGTAATTGCCGGCAAAAGTTGGGTTGGAAATCTCAGAAAATGTAGGTGGCAGCACTGTTTTTCTTTCCAGAGTTATTGTGTTTATTAGTTGAATTTGTTTCCCATGTTGATTCAGAAGCATGAAAACAATCCACTCACCTGAAGGTGACCAGGAAGGGTTCATAATGAAATCCTTGCCTGATTCGAATAATACCCTGATTTCCTTACCGGTATTAAAATCAAGTTCAATAAGAGATGCTTTATCCTGCAGATCCACACTGACTGCAACCAATGTTTTTCCGGAAGGAGAAAGCGCCGGTGCGAAGTATCTGCTCTTATGCGTCAACTTCCTGATTTTGCCTGTATTGTATTCAAAAACCTTTATAACGGAGTAATTACGATTTTGCCATCGGGGATCAGCATCCCTTTCCGTCCATGTCATATAGCTTTCAGATAACGAAAAACAATCTACCGCAGAAGAGCCGGGTTTGTTTGAAGATGTTGATGAACCGGAATTTACAGAAAAATTTTCTGATGAAAAAAATCCAGGAGTGAACAGGATTTTTTCGTTACCCGACTTATCAATAATTACAAACCTGCTGATATCATTCAAACCTGTGCGTTCAGCAATCCACAGAGAGTCGTTTAGATAATGAGGGAATTTATACCTTGTATATTCGTTTCCTTTAACCCTGGTGATTCTTGTGAAAGGGCTCAGAATCGTTTTTGAAGCTTGTTCTTTCCAGAGGCTGTCCAATTCTTTGAGAGATGATTTATAGAGCTCGTTTTTATTCATTCCGGTGACTTTTTTAAGGCCCACGTTAAAAGGATTGATCAGAAACGGTTTACGTCCGACAACATCCATAGCAGATATCCATGACTTGTAGCCAAAATTCTTCCAGGTTAAGGAAACTATTTGGTAACCTAATGAATATTGGTCCGGAATAAAATCCCTGTATGATCCAAAAACAGCCTTATCATAACTGTAAATACCTTTCTGAATAACCTGCGCCCTCAAATCCATTTCAAAGGAGGGCACCCTTCCTCTACCAGAATGACTTAAAGCAGTTTCTGTGCAAACAGCATCTCCCTCCATAAACCACATTGGTACGAACAACCCGGAAACTGCAGCTGTTGCGTGTTCACCAAAGACCCAGGTGAGGCCCTTTGTAAAACCCTTATTCAACATATCCATTTGAACGGCATGGCGAAATTCATGAATCACCAATTGTTCCATCCAGTTTTGAGAATATGTATTCTGAGGAGTGCAGGTATATAATTCAAGTCGCTTGGGGGTCCAGACAGAATAGGCATTAGGGATAATATCAGAGGTATGGATTACGACAGGAACAAAACGAGGCTGATGTCCAAGGGTCTTGGTTCCATGAATATATACGTATTCAAAAAGCCCTGTTAATTCCTGGGCTTTTTTTTCATACGCTTCAGGATAAATGAGTCTGAAATTGTCAGTTTTGATCGTCCGCCAATGCACAGAAGCCGGATCCTGGCCCAGGTTATAATATTGGGAGAAGACCGGTAAAGAGCAAAATAAAGCCCATAATAATGATAAGCTTCGATTGATCAAGCAGATGTTTTTTTACCGAAAGAAAAAAAATGATCATTCGGAGTATTTGTTCAAAATTACCTAAAAATGCTATAAAAAAAGAAAATATTGATAACGCAAAGGTTATAGTAAAACCTAAACTATTGAAGCAAAGCAGAATGTAGATTAAACAAGATTAAACTGGTAGAATAAAGAATTGAACTCTTCAAAGCTAAAGGGTTTTTGCGCATATCCATCCACGCCGGCTTCAATACATTCTTCTTTATTAGGATTGGTAGTGATGGCTATGATAGTCGTATGACCGCTTTTCCTGTAATCTTCTTCGATTTTTCGAATTTCTTTTACAGCTTGCAGTCCATCCAGTTCCGGCATTTGTATATCCATGAGGATAAGGTCATACTGCCTGTTCTTGAACATACTAACAGCCTCATTTCCATTTCTGGCAACATCCACATCGTGACCTATCCTTCTCAGGTAGAACGATGTGATCTTTTCAATCATCTCATCATCCTCAGCTAACAAAATATTCAATTTTTTCATGTTCTCAGGCATATATGTTTTAAATTCCTTTAGTTTATCGACGGGGTTGGCAGATACATAATTACTCTGCGATAAGTTTTTTAGCATGGCTAGTAGTTTTAGAGGTTACCTTGACAATAAAAATACCATGTCCGGTAAAAGGAATTAGAAGTTCTGATTGACCTGAACCCTCATATTGAAGGAGTTGCTTACCTTCAAGGGAGAAGACTTCAACCAGACTGTTCTGATGTTCCAAACCGGTGATCTTAATATTGCCTTGTGTGAGTATGATATTTGGTATCTGAGTATTAACTTCATCATTTCCTGCAACCAAATCGAAGTGAAGAACGAATCTCATTGGGTCGTTCAGCATGGAATGGTTAAAAACATAAACAGAATCCTTCCTGAGATCGGTAAATGTTTTAGTGGATTTATCCTCGAGTGTAATAGGATAACGGAATTCGAAATTTGAATTTCCTGTTACCGTAAGCTTAAATTCTTCTTCAGCACTGGCTAAAAAACCAATTGGAATTTCCATAGAGGAAGAAAGGGATGGCATTGTATTCACAGCCAACTTTGTTCCATCAGTCAGATTGGTAAAGATCGACGGGGCATCTGTTGAACCGGATATCTTATAAGCATCATAGTCATCATCAAAGTCAAAACTTGACGAAGAGTTAAATCGGATAATGGATTCATCACTTCTGCCATTTCCTTCTACTTTGAACTTTAATGAGGATTGACCAAGATCGATGGTTGAGTTTTCATTAATTGAAGCAACGGCGTTCTTATTCACCTTCACAGTGCCAGTTTGTCCTTGTTGCCTGGCTTTCACGAAGAATCCCTGCATTGGGGCAATATACCTGCTACCATTATTGATTGATATAAGATCACTCCCAGGAAGATAAACTGAATAATTTCCTGAACCTGAAGGATCCGGGTAATAGATCGCTTTTGCAATACAATTCCGCTGCCATCCAAGAGCTGAAGGATCGTCCTGTTGCCAGTCGAGATAGCATGGATAAGGATTTCCAATCAGGTTCCAACCTTCATTGAGCGCTGTAATTGATTGTACGACTTCACCTTGAACAGGATTACCCTCGAAAACACGGGTTGCTGAATAAGGAGAAAGCAATTCATAACCTTTCATGGATTGCAGGCTAACATTGGTAGGAATGATGTATTCACCCCAGTTACCAGTTTGTTCGCTGTATTCACGCAGATACATATTCATGAATACTCCGGAAAGGGCATCATTAAGTGGAGATGATACCAGAATGGGTTGATTAGCGGGAATCTGGATTTCAGATTTAACAGAACCGATAACATCCCCCATGGTGATCAGTGAAGAGTGTTGTGTGTAGGTATTTGTTAGAAAAACTTCAGCTCCTTCGCTGATGGTTAAGTTACCTTCAACTTTAAGTGTTGCTGAAAGATTAACTAATAGCTTAGAACCGGGGCTTACTACGAGGTTGTTGCAAAATCCAGTTTCATTGAGTTCAGGTTGAACATTTACTGAAAGAATGGCTACATTATTAATAGAGGTGGGAACTTCACCATTCGACCAGTTTTGAGCATCCTGCCATTTATTACTGTATGTTCCAATCCAGTTGATTTCTGATAATATAGAACCGGCCGGTATTGAGGAAGATGTTATCCCCATAATGGTTCCATTACCGGAGCAGGTATTGGTTGTAAATGTACCGGTGCCTGTAATTGTTGAAAGTGAAGTAATATCCAGATTGCCGGCGATGATCATACTTCCAGCAATTATTTGTGAAGCAGCAGATGAATGAGTTAAATCAGAATAAATTTTCATTTTCCCATTAACTCCGATAAGTATAGAAGCATATCCGGTAACAGAACAGTTGTTCAGTTGTATTTCACCATTACAAATCATGGATGAATTATCATTCAGGAACATGTTAAAGGAGCTGCCCCTGAGTAAGCCGGACTGACCCACTTCAATCATACCTGATGCTGAAAGGGTAAAGTCATTATTAAGTATGATACGGGTATTAATAATCAAAGTATCATTTCCCTGGGGAGTTACTCCGGCAGACATTCCACCAGGCTCATTTGACCAGGAACCGGTGTTCGTCCAGGCAACATTATTTCCAATGGAGAAAAGTTTTTTTCCTTCCCTGCCATAAACCATAACTCCTGTAAGCAGGATCAGGCTTAAAAGTGCAGAATTGAGAAGGAATCTTTTCATTGGTTCATTATTGTTTTGTGGATAGTACTGTTTTGGGAATCAACTGTTAACCTTGAGAGAAACTTTACTAAAAAACTAACAACCTGATTTTAAGATGAATAATTCAAGACTGCTAGACAAGGCTTTAACAATGAATTCTTCCAGATAAATTGTTGCTCTCCAATAAACAAAATACATGCCTCAAATAGCTAATCATTGAATATCAAACAATTGTCTGAGGACTATGAAAATCTAGTTTTTAAAATTTGTCCGTTTTTGGGAATGAACTTAGAAATTTTATCTATTTTGGAACAATCAACTCAAATACATTGAAATGATGTAATAATTAAATTTTTATTAACATTCATTGTTTATAATTAAATCTCACAGGATATCACAAAAATAATTCCAAACCGGGTCAGAAGGTGGTTTAGCGATGCAAATAACAGGTTCTTTTTTTACCGGGTGGATGAATTCAATTTTTCTTGCATGCAGATGAATTGAGGCATCCTGGTTAGATCTTGGAAAACCATATTTCAGGTCCCCTTTGATAGGACAACCTATTTCTGCTAATTGTGTCCTGATCTGGTGGTGACGCCCGGTCATCAGATCAATTTCAAGGAGATAATACTGATCACTTTTCCCTATTAACTTATAGGTGAGTTCTGCTCGCTGCGCTTTACTATTTCCCGGTTTGACAACAAATGACTTATTCTTGGATTCATTTCTTAAGAGGTAATGAATTAACCTGTCTTCAATATGAGGTGGCTCATTCTTTACAACGGCCCAATAGGTTTTCTGAATTTCCCTGCTTTTAAGCATTTCATTGAGACGGCTTAAGGATTTACTAGTCCTTGCAAAAATGGTAACACCACTAACAGGCCTGTCAAGCCGATGCACCACTCCCAGGAAAACGTCCCCGGGTTTGGCGTATTTATGTTTAATATAAATTTTCAGCAAATCGACGAGTGGCTTATCCCCACTTTTGTCACCCTGCACTATTTGGGAAGGTTTTTTGTTAACCACTAATAAATGGTTATCCTCAAATAGCACCTGGGATTCAAGTTCAGCCAGTAATTCCCTGATATCAGTACTGCTCTCGTTCATTGGGAAAATCGAGGCTTTTAATATCTGAAATATACCTTCCCACAGAGTCAACAATGTCTTCACTCAGGTTCATATATCTTCTTAAAAACCTGGGAGAAAACTCTGTGGTAATTCCAAGCATGTCGTGTAAAACCAAAACCTGTCCATCAACTTTGCCGCCGGCTCCAATACCAATCACCGGAATTTTAGCATTCCTGGCAACAGTTTCACCCAGGCGAGCAGGAATTTTTTCAAGAACAAGGCTGAAACAACCTGCCTTTTCGAGTAAACCGGCATCAGTAATAAGTTTATTAGCTTCTGACTCGTCAGTTGCTCTTACAACATAAGTTCCGAATTTATGAATCGACTGAGGTGTAAGGCCGAGGTGACCCATTACAGGGATTCCGGCAGATAATATTCTTTCAACCGATTCGATCACTTCTACACCTCCTTCGAGTTTAACAGCATCTGCGCCCGATTCCTTCATAATTCGTATCGCGGATTGCAAAGCTTCCTTCCAGTTTCCCTGGTAGGTACCGAAAGGCATATCAACAACCACAAAAGCCCTGCTGACGCCTCTTACAACAGAAGAAGCATGGTAAATCATCTGGTCCAGGGTAATAGGCAGGGTACTTGAATGGCCTGCCATAACATTGGAGGCTGAGTCTCCAACAAGGATCACATCAATGCCTGCTTTGTCAAGTAATCGGGCCATTGAGAAATCATAGGCTGTTAACATGGCAATTTTGACACCTTTCAATTTCATCTCCTGCAAAACATGTGTCGTTACTTTTGATATGGTTCCGGCCTTCATGATAATAGACTATTAGTTAGGTGAAAGACGTGAAAGACTTATAATTCAGATTCCAAAAAAGCTGTTAAACATTGCATGCTTTCTTCAGGAATCAGGGGTGCAAAGCTACAAATAAATGGAAAAGATCATCAATATATGTTGGCCACAGTCATAATACAACCACAATAATGGTTATTTTTGCAACGTTCCATTCAGAAATGACATTCATGAAATTCAACTCATTGCTTCTTCTTGTCCTTCCTTTACTGATTCTTACTTCGTCATGCGAAACGGATTTTGATGTTACCGCTGATTATAAGGAGATAGCAATTGTTTATGGGCTGTTGAGTCAGAATGATACCGTACATTATTTAAGGATTAACAAAGCTTACCTGGGTGACGGGAATGCACTTATCTATGCAGCGAATCATGATTCCAGCTCATTTGGGACCAGCATTGAGGTAATTGTGACAGAGACAAATCCGAGTGGAATTCAGAAAACCATAGTTTTTGATACTACTACCATTCATGATAAAGAGGCTGGTATCTTTTATTCACCAGATCAACTCATGTACAAGGCAACTGCCATCCTGAATCCGCTTAGCACCTATACATTGAAAGTAAAAAACAAGACCAGCGGTAATGAAGTAACCTCAGTGACTAACCTGATTCAGGATTTCAGCATCTCAAAACCCGCTAAAAATGCTGCAGGCATCAGGAGATTTGATTTTAAAAGGGATACCATTTCAATGCAAAAAATTGAATGGAGTTCTGCTGTTAATGGCAGGCTATATCAACCGATTCTTAGATTCTATTTTAAAGAAATCAACTTTACCGGGGATACCATTACCCGTGAAATTGAATGGAAATTCGCCAGCTATAAATCCAGCTCACTGGAAGGCGGGGAAAAACTTTCAGTTGATTTTAAGAGTGAAGAATTCTACAAATTATGTGAAGATAATATTCCATATGCTGATATTCAGCTGGAAGAAGATGTCAGTTCAAGGCTTGTGGATCATTTCGTGATAGATTTTACCGTCGTCGGGGATGAATTCAGTACTTATCTTGATGTTAATGGTCCTACAACCGGGCTACTCCTTGAGAAACCCTCCTACTCCAATATTACAAATGGCCTTGGATTATTTTCCAGTATTTATAAGTTAAAAGTCAATGCCCAGGTTGGAGATAAGATCAAAGCAGATCTGCAGGTAAAGACTGACCTGCATTTCTTCGCCAACTAACCTTCGTCTCCTATCACTTTCCGTCACACCTGATTCAGGGATTTCTGCCGTTTTGTCACAATTTGTCCAGGAAAGACTGTTTGCTGACAGTTGTATATATGCTATTTCCTAAATCATGATAAATTTCATAATTAATTGTTATAGTGACCATTATAAGCGAATAATAATCAAAATATTTCTTAGCAATGATCAGGAACATTGAATAGGAAGGATACAGGGTGAGCTTGGCATAATGATTGACAACCCCTACTTGTTAAATTGATTTTAATCTACAAAACATATCATAATCAAATGGGAAAAATCATCGGTATCGACTTAGGAACTACCAATTCATGTGTTGCCGTTATGGAAGGCAATGAACCAGTTGTAATTCCCAACAGTGAAGGCAGGCGTACAACCCCTTCAATTGTTGCTTTTACTGAAAACGGAGAACGGAAAGTAGGTGACCCTGCCAAGAGACAGGCGATCACCAATCCAACAAAAACAGTCTATTCTATTAAAAGGTTCATGGGTGAAACCTTCGACCGCGTATCTGCGGAAGTGGGCCGGGTTCCATTTGCTGTAATCAAAGGGGATAATAATACTCCTCGTGTAAAAATAGATGATCGCAATTATACACCACAGGAAATTTCAGCCATGGTGCTTCAGAAGATGAAGAAAACTGCTGAAGATTACCTGGGTCAAACAGTTACAGAAGCCGTTATAACAGTGCCGGCTTATTTCAGTGATTCACAGCGTCAGGCAACCAAGGAAGC
It encodes the following:
- a CDS encoding (S)-benzoin forming benzil reductase, coding for MDYYIITGVSRGIGEAIARNLLYKGNTLFCTSRTMNEDLVETASSMEVPLFYYEADLTHKGTAEKFMDEVFSRIIPDSSTRIALINNAGMLEPISRIENADPILMEEHLKLNLLAPALLSAGFIKHSGNLPIVKVILNISSGASAYPYAAWAMYCASKAGLDMLTRTIGLEQSSSLNPVKTIALAPGIVDTAMQTHIRKSDAEQFTEKEKFVKLHEEGKLSDPASVAGIIIKAIFNPDIPQGEILNIDQMKSYSKEH
- a CDS encoding phosphatase PAP2 family protein; the protein is MIDALKELDTRFLLFLNSFHNSFFDQLMWLVSDKFTWVPLYIWFIWLLYKKYKSKFWMVLVMITLMIVLSDQMANLFKNGFMRLRPSNEPAIRHLIHIVNGYTGGPYGFYSGHAANAFAVATFVILMLGKEMKYLVWICLSYATLVSYSRIYLGVHYPLDVLTGAIAGILTGGLMVWGLEKWMKSGMLQKAVTRIENE
- a CDS encoding pyridoxamine 5'-phosphate oxidase family protein; the encoded protein is MRAKFIQQQRDIDEIILKCNVCYVGMMDVDNTPYVVPFNFGYEDGVIYLHSSKKGKKIEILKKHPQVCIVFSADHLLHAQSEQVACSYSMHYRSVQAFGEIEFVDDKEEKIRILNMIMKNYSDREFTYNDPSVREVCTFKIVVKRFSGKIFGYVK
- a CDS encoding phage holin family protein encodes the protein MKILLKLLVSSLAVFFSAYILPGVYLDGFPSAMVVALILGALNAFLKPLLIVLTIPVTMITFGLFLLVINAFMIMITDSVLEGFSVNGFWSALLFSIIVSLATAFLEALAKPKKSEPWNSKDPQS
- a CDS encoding PD40 domain-containing protein, with product MINRSLSLLWALFCSLPVFSQYYNLGQDPASVHWRTIKTDNFRLIYPEAYEKKAQELTGLFEYVYIHGTKTLGHQPRFVPVVIHTSDIIPNAYSVWTPKRLELYTCTPQNTYSQNWMEQLVIHEFRHAVQMDMLNKGFTKGLTWVFGEHATAAVSGLFVPMWFMEGDAVCTETALSHSGRGRVPSFEMDLRAQVIQKGIYSYDKAVFGSYRDFIPDQYSLGYQIVSLTWKNFGYKSWISAMDVVGRKPFLINPFNVGLKKVTGMNKNELYKSSLKELDSLWKEQASKTILSPFTRITRVKGNEYTRYKFPHYLNDSLWIAERTGLNDISRFVIIDKSGNEKILFTPGFFSSENFSVNSGSSTSSNKPGSSAVDCFSLSESYMTWTERDADPRWQNRNYSVIKVFEYNTGKIRKLTHKSRYFAPALSPSGKTLVAVSVDLQDKASLIELDFNTGKEIRVLFESGKDFIMNPSWSPSGEWIVFMLLNQHGKQIQLINTITLERKTVLPPTFSEISNPTFAGNYILFNGSYSGIENIYALDTTGSGVFQVTSSAFGSCNGQYNHNRRKLVYSEYDANGYSLVETDFDPARWISLENIKDNSHSVYNAIVKEETGMVDSTAYSGKTYESKAYHKGSHLFNFHSWAPAYFNYMTSESNTGVSFMSQNLLSTATTIIGYEWDLADKTGKYNVSFKWEGWYPVLDVDASYGKGAGYHTEDEGTETRYTWNETRISGGLKIPLLFNHGRFYSGIQLLAHTSYLGVSNNTRTDTIGFEGNIHSLDYRIYLSNFLKQGQKDLYPGWGQVLDFNFRHSPLGDRSYGYIGSAEAILLFPGLMRHHSIRCYAGVQQKEKKDYFYADLINIPRGYHPVVNSQALSFGINYKFPFLYPDLAIGPLFYFKRFKANLFYDHFVYKEAGQSSFLNSTGVEISTDMHILRFLLPFDLGWRMGYRFEDKKAFADMLFSINLSI
- a CDS encoding response regulator; the protein is MLKNLSQSNYVSANPVDKLKEFKTYMPENMKKLNILLAEDDEMIEKITSFYLRRIGHDVDVARNGNEAVSMFKNRQYDLILMDIQMPELDGLQAVKEIRKIEEDYRKSGHTTIIAITTNPNKEECIEAGVDGYAQKPFSFEEFNSLFYQFNLV
- a CDS encoding T9SS type A sorting domain-containing protein, whose amino-acid sequence is MKRFLLNSALLSLILLTGVMVYGREGKKLFSIGNNVAWTNTGSWSNEPGGMSAGVTPQGNDTLIINTRIILNNDFTLSASGMIEVGQSGLLRGSSFNMFLNDNSSMICNGEIQLNNCSVTGYASILIGVNGKMKIYSDLTHSSAASQIIAGSMIIAGNLDITSLSTITGTGTFTTNTCSGNGTIMGITSSSIPAGSILSEINWIGTYSNKWQDAQNWSNGEVPTSINNVAILSVNVQPELNETGFCNNLVVSPGSKLLVNLSATLKVEGNLTISEGAEVFLTNTYTQHSSLITMGDVIGSVKSEIQIPANQPILVSSPLNDALSGVFMNMYLREYSEQTGNWGEYIIPTNVSLQSMKGYELLSPYSATRVFEGNPVQGEVVQSITALNEGWNLIGNPYPCYLDWQQDDPSALGWQRNCIAKAIYYPDPSGSGNYSVYLPGSDLISINNGSRYIAPMQGFFVKARQQGQTGTVKVNKNAVASINENSTIDLGQSSLKFKVEGNGRSDESIIRFNSSSSFDFDDDYDAYKISGSTDAPSIFTNLTDGTKLAVNTMPSLSSSMEIPIGFLASAEEEFKLTVTGNSNFEFRYPITLEDKSTKTFTDLRKDSVYVFNHSMLNDPMRFVLHFDLVAGNDEVNTQIPNIILTQGNIKITGLEHQNSLVEVFSLEGKQLLQYEGSGQSELLIPFTGHGIFIVKVTSKTTSHAKKLIAE
- a CDS encoding RNA pseudouridine synthase, giving the protein MNESSTDIRELLAELESQVLFEDNHLLVVNKKPSQIVQGDKSGDKPLVDLLKIYIKHKYAKPGDVFLGVVHRLDRPVSGVTIFARTSKSLSRLNEMLKSREIQKTYWAVVKNEPPHIEDRLIHYLLRNESKNKSFVVKPGNSKAQRAELTYKLIGKSDQYYLLEIDLMTGRHHQIRTQLAEIGCPIKGDLKYGFPRSNQDASIHLHARKIEFIHPVKKEPVICIAKPPSDPVWNYFCDIL
- the panB gene encoding 3-methyl-2-oxobutanoate hydroxymethyltransferase — its product is MKAGTISKVTTHVLQEMKLKGVKIAMLTAYDFSMARLLDKAGIDVILVGDSASNVMAGHSSTLPITLDQMIYHASSVVRGVSRAFVVVDMPFGTYQGNWKEALQSAIRIMKESGADAVKLEGGVEVIESVERILSAGIPVMGHLGLTPQSIHKFGTYVVRATDESEANKLITDAGLLEKAGCFSLVLEKIPARLGETVARNAKIPVIGIGAGGKVDGQVLVLHDMLGITTEFSPRFLRRYMNLSEDIVDSVGRYISDIKSLDFPNEREQY